The segment CACCAGCGAGAGGAGCGCGCGGATGTTGTCGGCCACGAGGTATTCCGCCATCTCCCCATCCACCGGCACTTGCACGCGCCCCACCGTGTGCGGCGTGCTCTCCCCCGCGCGCCGCTGGTAGAAGCACTCCTTCTCCTGCCCCGCCGGGCAGCGGACGAGGGTGAGCGGGCGTCCCCGCAGGTGCGGGAGCACGCGGTCCTTCACCGCGACGTAGTATTCGGCCAGCTCGCGCTTGGTGACGCCCTGGCCGGGATACAGCACGCGGTCCGGGCTGGTGATGCGCACGCCGGCGACCTTGGTCTCCTCCGTCTTCCGCGCCATCCGCACCGCTTCCGGTAGAGGTCGATATGCCTGGCTCGATCGACGCGACGCCGGGCAAGTTCCGTTCTCCCTCGCACCCAAGCTGCCGCCGCCGAACGGTGCCGCAGCACGTCGTCCGCGGTAGCGCCGAACCGTATCGCGATCCTCCGGATTCGCGGTGCGGCGGGAAGGCGGGTATGCTACTCGTCCGTTCGGCGCGAAACCCAGCCTCGCGGCGTCCGGGGGCCGACTCGTGCCTGGGAGATGCGGTTTCGCTCCGCCGCGATTGCGGAGACGCGCGGGAGACGGAGATTGGGGGGGTGGCCGCTACCGGATCGTCGCCCTGCGTGGTGCCCTCCCACTTCCATACGCCCCGTTTCGTGGTGGCTGGCTCACACGCACGCTCGGGAAGAACCATGCAGCAAGTCGAGAACCGGTCGGTCGGCGTATCCACCCGCAGGGCGGGCGGCCAGTTCCCGCGCCGCGGGATCACCATGGGGCGCCGGAAGCAATGGCTGCTCGCGTTCGCCATCGCCACGGTGCTGGTGCTGCTCATCGGGACGCAGAACTACCTAGCCTTCAAGGTCCAGCACGCGCTCTTCAGCAAAGCCGGGCTGCCGAGCCCGCCGGTTCTGTCCTGGCTTGTGGCGGTGGGCACCGAGATCCCCGCCTGGTATCCGTGGGTGCTCTTCTCGCCGGCGATCTTCGCCCTCGCGAGGCGGTTTTCGCCGCTGGGGCCGCGGCCGGCGGCCAGCGTCGTGGTGCACTGTGCCGCCGCGTGCGTGGGAACGGCGTTGATGCTGATGGTCGCCACGGCGGTGCAGCGAGCGTTCGGCCTCCCCGCGGGCCCCAGGCCGCTGGGCTACTGGGCCGAAGTCGCGCTGGGGACCGTCCGGGTGCTTGGCGGGATCATCACCATCTACGCGATGATGCTGGCCATCCACGAAGCGGCGGCTTACCACGACGCCTACCAGCGGCGCAGCGTGCGGTCCGCCCAGCTCGAGGCGCAGCTCTCCACTGCGCAGCTCGACTCGTTGAGGTCGCAGCTCCAGCCGCACTTCCTGTTCAACACGCTCAACACCATCACCGCGCTGATGTTCAAGGACCCGCACGCGGCGCAACAGATGATGGTGCGGTTGAGCGACCTGCTCCGCGCCTCGCTCGAGGACCCGTCGACCCACGAGGTGACGCTGCGCGAAGAGGTTGCGTTCGCGGTGAAGTACCTGGAGATCCAGACGGTCCGCTTCCAGGACCGTCTGCGCGTGGAATGGAGCCTGGACCCGGACACCCTGGACCTGCTGGTCCCGCGGCACCTGCTTCAGCCGCTGGTGGAGAACTCCGTCCGCTACGGCGTGGAGCAGACGTCGCGCCCCGGCGTCATCGAGGTGCGTAGCGCGCGCGCCGGCGGCACGGTCCGCATCTCGGTCCGCGACGACGGGGCGGGGACGGCCGAGGCGAACCCGCTCGCGGGAGGCACCGGGATCGGGCTGGACAACACGCGCGCCCGCCTGCGGCACCTGTACGGCGACGGCCACGAGTTCCGCGCCGACGCCGGCCCCGCCGGCGGCTTCGAGGTCACGATCGGCTTCCCCGCCAGAACCCAATCCGTACCGGAGCATTGAATGAGTTCCCTTCGCTGCATCATCGCCGACGACGAGCCCCTGGCGCGCGAGCTCACCGCGTCGATGCTCCGGGAGAACACGGACGTCGAGATCGTCGGCGACTACGGGTCCGGCCGTTCCACCCTCGATGCGATCCACGCGCTCCGGCCGGACCTGGTGCTGCTGGACATCCAGATGCCGGACCTCACCGGGCTGGAGGTGGCCGCGGCCCTCCCGCGCGAGGACCCGCCCGCGATCGTGTTCGTGACGGCGTACGACGAGTTCGCGCTCCGGGCCTTCGACCTCCACGCGGTCGACTACCTGCTGAAGCCCTTTCCGCCGGACCGGCTGGTGACGGCGGTGGAGCGCGCCCGGGAGCGGCGCGGGCGTGCGGACCGCCGGCCCGAGGCGCAGAACCTGTTCGCGCTGCTCGACGAGTTCCGGGTGCGCGGGCAGAGGAAGCGCCGGCTGGCGATCAGGGTCGGCGAGCGCACGTACATCCAGCCCGTGGACGAGATCGAGTGGATCGAGGCGGACGGCAAGTTCGTGCGGGTGCACGCGGGCAAGAAAGTGCTCACCGCCCGCGAGGCCATGCACACGCTGCACGCGGAGCTGGACCCGGCGCTGTTCCTGCGCGTCAGCCGCTCGGCGATCGTGAACCTCGACCACGTGCGCGAGATCCAGCCGTGGTTCAAGGGCGACTTCGTCCTGATCCTCAAGTCCGGCAAGGAGATCTTCTCCACCCGCGCCTACCGCGACGGCGTGCTCGACGTCCTCGGCCGGTAGAGTCTTCCCACCGACGATCCGCCGGACATCTCTTCGGAGTGCGGAACACCCCGCTCGATCACCACCCTCTCATCGCATGGATCGTCACGGCCGTAGAAATCAGCATCGGCCTAACGGGCCGATCCTCGTTCGCCGCAACGAGATCGGACAGGGTTGGGGGAGGCGAGGGAAAGAGGACGAACAAGACTGTTGACGGCGGCTTCGGAAAGGGGTATATAAACCGAAGATAAAATACCTAAACCGTTGATCTCCATCGTCAAATACGGAACTGAAAACCGAAGATCGGGTATCATCCACACGGCCCTGCGATTGGATGTTCGGGGTTGGTGCGGCGTTCTCCTGACACTTGGGAGTAGGGGCGCAGGAGAGCGCGCCGGACCGCGGCTGCCGGGCCGATGGGAGCGATACGCGAGGAGGACGATGGCGGAGCAGCCCCACGCGGCGCGCACCGTCGCCGCCGTGGAGCGCGCGACGGGCGTCGCGTTCGAGCGGGTGGCGGCGTGACGGGGTCCCGATCGGGGCACGCGCCGCCCGCACAACCGGAGGCCGAGATGTCGGAGATGAACTACAGGGCGCTGCAGGACCGCTTCGGCGTGGACGAGATCGAGTGGCGCCTGCAGCAGGCGGGCGAGAAGAACGGGCGCGTGTGGGCCATCTGCGTGCCCTACGTGACCAACCGCGCCATCCAGACCCGCTTGGACGAGGTCGTCGGTCCGGGCAACTGGAAGAACGAGTTCAAGCCCGGGCCGGGCGGCGGGGTGATGTGCGGCCTGTCCGTGCGCGTGGGCGCCGAGTGGGTGACCAAGTGGGACGGCGCGGAGAACACCGACATCGAGGGCGTGAAGGGCGGGCTGTCCGGCGC is part of the Longimicrobiaceae bacterium genome and harbors:
- a CDS encoding histidine kinase, producing MQQVENRSVGVSTRRAGGQFPRRGITMGRRKQWLLAFAIATVLVLLIGTQNYLAFKVQHALFSKAGLPSPPVLSWLVAVGTEIPAWYPWVLFSPAIFALARRFSPLGPRPAASVVVHCAAACVGTALMLMVATAVQRAFGLPAGPRPLGYWAEVALGTVRVLGGIITIYAMMLAIHEAAAYHDAYQRRSVRSAQLEAQLSTAQLDSLRSQLQPHFLFNTLNTITALMFKDPHAAQQMMVRLSDLLRASLEDPSTHEVTLREEVAFAVKYLEIQTVRFQDRLRVEWSLDPDTLDLLVPRHLLQPLVENSVRYGVEQTSRPGVIEVRSARAGGTVRISVRDDGAGTAEANPLAGGTGIGLDNTRARLRHLYGDGHEFRADAGPAGGFEVTIGFPARTQSVPEH
- a CDS encoding LytTR family DNA-binding domain-containing protein → MSSLRCIIADDEPLARELTASMLRENTDVEIVGDYGSGRSTLDAIHALRPDLVLLDIQMPDLTGLEVAAALPREDPPAIVFVTAYDEFALRAFDLHAVDYLLKPFPPDRLVTAVERARERRGRADRRPEAQNLFALLDEFRVRGQRKRRLAIRVGERTYIQPVDEIEWIEADGKFVRVHAGKKVLTAREAMHTLHAELDPALFLRVSRSAIVNLDHVREIQPWFKGDFVLILKSGKEIFSTRAYRDGVLDVLGR